One Candidatus Saccharibacteria bacterium RAAC3_TM7_1 genomic region harbors:
- a CDS encoding PilE-like protein (RAAC3_TM7_1_192), translated as MKHRGFTIVELLIVIVVIAILAAITVVAYNGIQQRARDAQRLQDITSIAKALELYKIQNSSYPNAVGNSVGGWEISSNPKWQSSVFAATGDGRGTL; from the coding sequence ATGAAGCATAGAGGATTCACTATAGTCGAGCTTCTTATTGTCATCGTGGTGATTGCAATCCTGGCGGCGATCACAGTAGTGGCATATAACGGCATTCAGCAGCGCGCCCGTGATGCGCAGCGTCTTCAGGATATTACTTCAATCGCAAAAGCACTGGAGCTTTATAAGATACAAAATAGCTCGTATCCAAATGCAGTCGGCAACTCTGTAGGTGGATGGGAGATTAGCTCGAATCCCAAATGGCAATCATCCGTTTTTGCAGCAACTGGTGACGGCAGGGGTACTCTATAG
- a CDS encoding General secretion pathway protein G (RAAC3_TM7_1_193): MKLWARQTGFTIVELLIVIVVIAILAAITIVAYNSIQARARDNVRKQDLAQISKALKLYAVDNDGDYASLQCGSGGTNSYGWLPSDYDGAGSLKSINACLTEGGYLSKALVDPGGLGACTGLTCFAYMKASCASGTYLYAHLETLPQAATDLDGTCQSGWDTAYGMNYALRVN, encoded by the coding sequence ATGAAATTGTGGGCAAGACAAACAGGCTTCACTATCGTCGAACTCCTCATTGTCATTGTGGTGATAGCTATCCTCGCGGCAATTACTATCGTTGCGTATAACAGTATCCAAGCTCGTGCACGAGATAACGTTCGTAAGCAAGATCTCGCTCAAATCTCTAAGGCGTTAAAACTCTACGCAGTAGACAATGATGGCGATTATGCTTCTTTGCAGTGTGGAAGTGGAGGTACTAATAGTTACGGATGGCTACCATCCGATTATGATGGAGCTGGCTCATTAAAGTCAATCAACGCCTGCTTGACAGAGGGGGGCTATTTATCAAAAGCACTAGTTGACCCAGGTGGGCTAGGAGCATGCACGGGTCTGACTTGTTTTGCTTATATGAAAGCAAGCTGCGCAAGCGGGACTTATCTTTATGCTCATCTTGAAACACTTCCTCAAGCAGCAACCGATCTTGATGGTACCTGCCAAAGCGGTTGGGATACAGCCTATGGCATGAACTATGCATTGAGGGTGAATTGA
- a CDS encoding Chaperone protein DnaK (RAAC3_TM7_1_191) — protein MGKIIGIDLGTTNSAFAYMVAGKPEVIANAEGNRTTPSVVAINKKGERLVGQVAQRQRVTNAENTIYGVKRLIGRKFSDHEVQKDHDIMPYEIVKKGDGVAVKMGDKDYTPEEVSAMILSKIKADAESFLGEKVTEAVITVPAYFDDSQRQATKDAGKIAGLEVKRIINEPTAAALAYGLEGKKEEKIAVFDLGGGTFDVSILELGDGVFEVRSTNGDTHLGGEDFDNRIVNHFLDVFKNEEGVDLKSDKAAMQRLKDEAEKAKKELSTTTEYEINLPFITADADGPKHFEYKLTRSKLEDLVKDLIDRLVGPVEKALKDADVKASEINEIVLVGGMTRMPAVVEKVKTIFGKDPLKGVNPDEVVAVGAAIQGGVLQGDVKDVLLLDVTPLSLGIETMGGVTTKLIERNTTIPTSKSETFSTAADNQPQVEIHVLQGEREMAADNKSLGRFILDGIAPAPRGVPQVEVTFNLDANGILNVTAKDKGTGKEQSITIQDSGNMSKDDIEKAQKEAEAHADEDKKKREAVETRNQLENAIYQAEKLPDEHKDKISDDDKKAIEKAVEDAKKVKNDDTADKDALEAAVKALNDILMPIGAKLYEAASKEEAPASEDGDKKSDKDEPVEGEVIDDKK, from the coding sequence ATGGGTAAAATTATCGGAATCGACCTCGGTACAACCAACTCGGCATTTGCCTATATGGTGGCTGGCAAGCCGGAGGTTATTGCTAATGCTGAAGGTAACCGCACGACGCCAAGTGTCGTTGCTATAAATAAGAAAGGTGAGCGCCTGGTCGGTCAAGTAGCGCAGCGCCAGCGCGTGACAAACGCTGAAAATACAATTTACGGGGTAAAACGCTTGATCGGTCGTAAATTCTCAGACCATGAAGTGCAAAAAGACCACGATATTATGCCTTATGAGATTGTCAAAAAAGGCGACGGTGTCGCAGTAAAAATGGGTGACAAAGACTACACGCCAGAAGAAGTCTCGGCAATGATTCTCTCAAAAATCAAGGCAGATGCCGAAAGCTTCCTAGGTGAAAAAGTCACCGAGGCCGTCATCACTGTCCCAGCCTACTTTGACGATTCACAGCGTCAGGCAACCAAAGACGCCGGCAAGATTGCTGGCCTTGAAGTTAAGCGAATTATCAACGAGCCGACTGCGGCCGCATTGGCCTATGGACTCGAAGGCAAGAAGGAAGAAAAAATTGCGGTCTTTGACCTCGGTGGTGGTACCTTTGACGTTTCCATTCTCGAACTTGGCGACGGTGTGTTCGAAGTACGCTCAACCAATGGTGATACGCACCTTGGTGGTGAAGACTTCGACAACCGCATCGTCAACCACTTCCTCGATGTCTTTAAAAACGAGGAAGGTGTCGATCTAAAGAGCGACAAAGCCGCCATGCAGCGCCTCAAAGATGAGGCCGAGAAGGCGAAGAAAGAACTTTCTACGACGACAGAATACGAAATCAACTTGCCGTTCATCACGGCTGATGCCGATGGCCCGAAGCACTTTGAGTACAAGCTGACCCGCAGTAAGCTCGAAGATCTCGTCAAAGATCTGATCGACCGCCTGGTCGGTCCGGTCGAAAAGGCCCTCAAAGACGCCGACGTCAAGGCAAGTGAAATCAACGAGATCGTGCTGGTTGGTGGGATGACCCGTATGCCAGCGGTTGTTGAAAAGGTCAAAACAATCTTTGGTAAAGATCCGCTCAAGGGTGTGAACCCTGACGAAGTCGTGGCTGTCGGTGCGGCTATCCAGGGTGGCGTACTGCAAGGTGACGTCAAAGACGTACTCCTTCTTGATGTAACGCCACTATCACTCGGTATCGAAACCATGGGTGGTGTGACGACCAAGTTGATCGAGCGCAATACAACAATTCCTACCAGCAAGTCTGAAACCTTCTCGACTGCTGCCGACAACCAGCCGCAGGTGGAAATCCACGTGCTGCAAGGTGAGCGTGAAATGGCTGCTGACAATAAGTCACTTGGCCGTTTTATCCTCGATGGCATTGCCCCGGCACCACGCGGCGTGCCACAGGTTGAAGTCACCTTCAACCTTGATGCTAATGGTATCTTGAACGTAACCGCCAAAGACAAAGGCACTGGTAAAGAGCAGTCAATTACCATCCAGGATTCTGGCAATATGTCTAAAGACGATATCGAAAAAGCACAAAAAGAAGCCGAAGCCCACGCTGATGAAGACAAGAAAAAGCGTGAAGCGGTGGAAACACGTAACCAGCTGGAAAACGCTATTTACCAAGCTGAAAAGCTGCCAGATGAGCATAAAGATAAGATCTCGGATGACGACAAGAAGGCAATCGAAAAAGCCGTCGAAGACGCTAAGAAAGTGAAAAACGACGATACGGCCGATAAAGATGCACTCGAAGCAGCTGTCAAGGCTCTGAATGACATCCTGATGCCGATCGGCGCCAAGCTGTACGAAGCCGCATCAAAAGAGGAAGCACCTGCCTCAGAAGACGGCGACAAAAAGTCGGATAAAGACGAACCGGTCGAGGGCGAAGTCATCGACGATAAAAAGTAG